In Thioalkalivibrio paradoxus ARh 1, the following are encoded in one genomic region:
- the dsrA gene encoding dissimilatory-type sulfite reductase subunit alpha: MANQHHPTPMLDELENGPWPSFISGIKRLRDEHPDERIKNVTNDLLGQLEHSYETRKGYWKGGTVSVFGYGSGIIPRFSEVSKAFPESREFHTVRVQPPAGNFYTTDMLRQLANSWEKHGSGLVTFHGQTGNAMFIGVNTTNTQAFFDEINEYGWDLGGAGPCVRTGMSCVGAARCEQSCANEQRIHRTLLNRFTDDVHRPSLPYKFKFKVSGCPNDCVNAIERSDFAVIGTWRDDIKIDQEEVKNFVAEYGRDKVHLDVINRCPSKCMTLNEDNTLAIDNGNCVRCMHCINVMTKALSPGDDQGVTILVGGKRTLKIGDLMGTVIVPFMKLETEEDYQGLVELAENIIDFWAENGLEHERCGEMIERIGLVNFLKGMGLEADPNMVNHPRQSSYIRLDEYDEAAENYLRHKMEQRQAAAG, encoded by the coding sequence ATGGCGAACCAACATCATCCGACCCCCATGCTCGACGAGTTGGAAAACGGCCCCTGGCCGAGCTTCATCTCGGGAATCAAGCGCCTTCGCGACGAACATCCGGATGAGCGCATCAAGAACGTGACCAACGACCTGCTCGGTCAGCTCGAGCACTCCTACGAGACCCGCAAGGGCTACTGGAAAGGCGGCACGGTCTCGGTGTTCGGCTACGGTTCCGGAATTATCCCGCGCTTTTCCGAGGTTTCCAAGGCTTTCCCCGAGTCGCGCGAATTCCACACCGTGCGCGTGCAGCCGCCGGCCGGCAACTTCTACACCACCGACATGCTGCGCCAGCTGGCGAACAGCTGGGAGAAGCACGGCTCGGGCCTGGTCACCTTCCACGGCCAGACCGGCAACGCGATGTTCATCGGCGTGAACACCACCAACACCCAGGCCTTCTTCGACGAGATCAACGAATACGGTTGGGATCTCGGCGGCGCCGGCCCCTGCGTGCGTACCGGCATGTCCTGCGTCGGCGCAGCCCGTTGCGAACAGTCCTGCGCCAACGAGCAGCGCATCCACCGCACGCTGCTGAACCGCTTCACCGATGACGTGCACCGCCCGTCGCTGCCGTACAAGTTCAAATTCAAGGTCTCCGGCTGCCCGAACGACTGCGTGAACGCGATCGAGCGCTCCGACTTCGCGGTGATCGGCACCTGGCGCGACGACATCAAGATCGATCAGGAAGAGGTCAAGAACTTCGTCGCCGAATACGGCCGCGACAAGGTCCACCTGGACGTGATCAACCGTTGCCCCAGCAAGTGCATGACGCTGAACGAGGACAACACGCTGGCCATCGACAACGGCAACTGCGTGCGCTGCATGCACTGCATCAACGTGATGACCAAGGCATTGTCGCCCGGCGACGATCAGGGCGTGACCATCCTCGTCGGCGGCAAGCGCACGCTGAAGATCGGCGACCTGATGGGCACCGTGATCGTACCGTTCATGAAGCTCGAGACGGAAGAGGACTACCAGGGGCTGGTCGAACTCGCTGAAAACATCATCGACTTCTGGGCCGAAAACGGCCTCGAGCACGAGCGTTGCGGCGAAATGATCGAGCGCATCGGCCTGGTGAACTTCCTGAAGGGAATGGGCCTGGAGGCCGACCCGAACATGGTCAACCATCCGCGCCAGAGTTCCTACATCCGCTTGGACGAGTACGACGAGGCTGCGGAGAACTACCTGCGCCACAAGATGGAACAGCGGCAGGCCGCCGCGGGTTGA
- the dsrB gene encoding dissimilatory-type sulfite reductase subunit beta: MSQPAMRPPIESGCPDGFQYMHPLMRRNFGMWKYHEHPRPGVLLHVSDMGEKIWTVKAGTQRILDVFTLRKLCDIGDQYADGYVRFTIRSNIEYMIDAEEKVEPLINALEDAGFIVGGTRNSVSMISHTQGWLHCDIPGTDASGVVKAMMDELIDEFRNHNMPNRVHITTSCCQINCGGQGDIAINVQHTKPPKINHDLVANVCERPSVVARCPVAAIRPALVNGKPSLEVDEKKCICCGACYPPCPPMQINDAEHTKFAIWVGGNHSNARGKPTFQKLVASGIPNNPPRWPEATAIVKRILKVYQEDGQDWERINDWIERIGWPAFFEKTGLPFTRYHIENWRGARNSLNASTHIRF, from the coding sequence ATGTCACAACCAGCCATGCGTCCGCCGATCGAATCCGGTTGCCCGGACGGTTTCCAGTACATGCATCCGCTGATGCGCCGTAACTTCGGCATGTGGAAATACCACGAGCATCCCCGCCCCGGTGTGTTGCTTCATGTTTCCGACATGGGCGAGAAGATCTGGACCGTGAAAGCCGGCACCCAGCGCATCCTCGACGTGTTCACGCTGCGCAAGCTCTGCGATATCGGTGATCAGTACGCCGACGGCTACGTGCGCTTCACGATCCGTTCGAACATCGAGTACATGATCGACGCCGAGGAAAAGGTCGAGCCGTTGATCAACGCGCTGGAAGACGCGGGCTTCATCGTCGGCGGCACGCGCAACTCGGTGTCGATGATCTCGCACACCCAGGGTTGGCTGCATTGCGACATCCCCGGCACCGACGCCTCCGGCGTGGTGAAGGCGATGATGGACGAACTCATCGACGAGTTCCGCAACCACAACATGCCCAACCGCGTGCACATCACCACCTCGTGCTGCCAGATCAACTGCGGCGGCCAGGGCGATATCGCGATCAACGTGCAGCACACCAAGCCGCCGAAGATCAACCACGACCTCGTCGCCAACGTCTGTGAACGCCCGTCGGTGGTTGCTCGCTGCCCCGTCGCCGCGATCCGCCCGGCACTGGTCAACGGCAAGCCGTCGCTCGAAGTCGACGAGAAGAAGTGCATCTGCTGCGGTGCCTGCTACCCGCCCTGCCCGCCGATGCAGATCAACGACGCCGAGCACACCAAGTTCGCGATCTGGGTTGGCGGCAACCATTCCAACGCCCGCGGCAAGCCGACGTTCCAGAAGCTGGTCGCGTCCGGCATCCCGAACAACCCGCCGCGCTGGCCCGAGGCCACCGCGATCGTGAAGCGGATCCTGAAGGTCTACCAGGAAGACGGTCAGGACTGGGAGCGCATCAACGACTGGATCGAGCGCATCGGCTGGCCCGCGTTCTTCGAGAAGACCGGACTGCCGTTTACCCGGTACCACATCGAGAACTGGCGCGGCGCACGTAACAGCCTGAACGCGTCGACCCACATCCGGTTCTGA
- the tusD gene encoding sulfurtransferase complex subunit TusD, producing MKYGILVNEGPYQHQASDTAYQFAKAAIDKGHEVFRVFFYHDGVNNGTRFGVPPQDDRNITTRWTEMAEQHGVDMVICIAAAQRRGLLDEGEAKRQGKDGDNIAPGFRISGLGQLIEAGIQCDRLVVFGD from the coding sequence ATGAAATACGGAATTCTGGTCAACGAGGGCCCGTATCAACACCAGGCCTCCGATACCGCCTACCAGTTCGCCAAGGCCGCAATCGACAAGGGCCACGAGGTCTTCCGCGTGTTCTTCTATCACGACGGCGTGAACAACGGCACCCGCTTCGGCGTGCCGCCACAGGATGACCGCAACATCACCACGCGCTGGACCGAAATGGCCGAGCAGCACGGGGTCGACATGGTCATCTGCATCGCCGCCGCGCAGCGCCGCGGGCTGCTCGACGAGGGCGAGGCCAAGCGCCAGGGCAAGGACGGTGACAACATCGCACCCGGCTTCCGAATCTCGGGTCTCGGCCAGCTGATCGAGGCAGGGATTCAGTGCGACCGCCTGGTGGTGTTCGGCGACTGA
- the tusC gene encoding sulfurtransferase complex subunit TusC yields MSEPWEEEGPGTIKKFMYVNRKAPYGTIYALESLEVVLIAAAFEQDVSMAFLDDGVYQLKKGQDTQGIGMKNFSPTYRALEGYDVEKLYVEAESMAERGLTEDDLLVPVEVISREAMTELMEEQDVILSF; encoded by the coding sequence ATGTCAGAACCTTGGGAAGAAGAAGGTCCAGGCACGATCAAGAAGTTCATGTACGTGAACCGCAAGGCACCGTACGGAACCATCTATGCGCTGGAATCGCTGGAAGTCGTGCTGATCGCGGCCGCCTTCGAACAGGACGTCAGCATGGCCTTTCTCGACGACGGTGTGTACCAGCTGAAGAAGGGGCAGGATACGCAGGGCATCGGGATGAAGAACTTCTCGCCCACCTACCGCGCCCTCGAAGGCTACGACGTCGAAAAACTCTACGTCGAGGCCGAGTCCATGGCCGAACGCGGTCTCACCGAAGACGATCTGCTGGTCCCGGTCGAAGTCATCAGCCGCGAGGCGATGACCGAGCTGATGGAAGAGCAGGACGTGATTCTGAGTTTCTGA
- the tusB gene encoding sulfurtransferase complex subunit TusB, with amino-acid sequence MSMLHTVNKSPFERNTLASCLGHAKAGSDILLIEDGVYAAVRGTSHEDMVRNAVGTHNVYVLGPDLLARGMNPEQVIEGISVADYGDFVDLTEKHDKVQAWL; translated from the coding sequence ATGAGCATGCTGCACACCGTCAACAAGTCGCCGTTCGAGCGCAACACCCTTGCGTCCTGTCTGGGTCATGCGAAAGCCGGTTCCGATATCCTGCTGATCGAAGACGGCGTCTACGCGGCCGTACGCGGTACCTCCCATGAGGATATGGTCCGCAACGCGGTCGGCACGCACAATGTATACGTGCTCGGGCCGGATCTGCTCGCCCGCGGCATGAACCCCGAACAAGTCATCGAGGGCATCTCGGTCGCGGACTACGGCGATTTCGTCGACCTGACCGAAAAGCACGACAAGGTCCAGGCCTGGCTCTGA
- a CDS encoding TusE/DsrC/DsvC family sulfur relay protein produces MPIEANGKTYETDEEGYLANLNDWNPDLATAMAKADGADLDENHWEVINFLREYYEEYQIAPAVRVLTKAIGKKLGPDKGNSKYLYELFPYGPAKQACKYAGLPKPTGCV; encoded by the coding sequence ATGCCAATCGAAGCCAACGGCAAGACCTACGAAACCGACGAAGAGGGCTACCTCGCCAACCTGAACGACTGGAACCCCGACCTGGCCACCGCGATGGCCAAGGCCGACGGTGCCGACCTCGACGAAAACCATTGGGAAGTCATCAACTTCCTGCGCGAGTACTACGAGGAATACCAGATCGCCCCGGCGGTCCGCGTGCTGACCAAGGCGATCGGCAAGAAGCTCGGGCCGGACAAGGGCAACAGCAAGTACCTCTACGAGCTGTTCCCGTACGGTCCCGCGAAGCAGGCTTGCAAATACGCCGGTCTGCCGAAGCCGACCGGCTGCGTCTGA
- a CDS encoding respiratory nitrate reductase subunit gamma has translation MFVTVLFALLFYAATAIFLVGIGMRIARYARTPAPLKIPTTPAPTTRGGVVVRMATEVLLFNSLFKANKWIWIFGILFHVALALVLLRHLRYFLDPVPTWVVMIQPFGKYAAFAMVIGLAGLWARRLFVERIRYISSPSDHLMLALLLGIGLTGLAMTYLWHVDITAVKLFFTGLMRFDFNPLPAHPMLLLHLLLVAGLMIIFPFSKLLHAPGVFFSPTRNQVDNPREKRHVTKVTWMVRSEKPAASADQ, from the coding sequence GTGTTTGTCACCGTGCTCTTTGCCCTGCTCTTCTATGCGGCCACGGCCATCTTTCTGGTCGGGATCGGCATGCGCATCGCACGTTATGCACGGACCCCCGCGCCGCTGAAGATTCCCACGACGCCTGCGCCGACCACGCGCGGCGGGGTCGTGGTGCGGATGGCAACCGAAGTCCTCCTGTTCAACAGCCTGTTCAAGGCCAACAAGTGGATCTGGATCTTCGGCATCCTGTTCCATGTGGCGCTGGCTCTCGTGCTGTTGCGCCACCTGCGCTATTTCCTCGATCCAGTACCGACCTGGGTCGTCATGATTCAGCCCTTCGGCAAGTACGCCGCGTTCGCGATGGTGATCGGGCTCGCAGGGCTCTGGGCACGGCGGCTGTTCGTCGAACGCATCCGCTACATCTCGTCGCCGTCGGACCATCTGATGCTGGCGCTGCTGCTAGGCATCGGCCTGACCGGCCTCGCGATGACCTACCTCTGGCACGTCGACATCACCGCGGTGAAGCTGTTCTTCACCGGACTGATGCGGTTCGACTTCAACCCGCTCCCCGCGCACCCGATGCTGCTGCTGCATCTGCTGCTGGTCGCCGGGCTGATGATCATCTTTCCGTTCAGCAAGCTGCTGCACGCGCCGGGCGTATTCTTCAGCCCGACCCGCAACCAGGTCGACAATCCGCGCGAAAAGCGCCATGTCACGAAAGTGACCTGGATGGTCCGGAGCGAAAAACCCGCGGCGAGCGCGGATCAATAA
- the dsrK gene encoding sulfate reduction electron transfer complex DsrMKJOP subunit DsrK, with amino-acid sequence MANFDTPELTETDTVEIPALKSGVMSHSKPFVSKEQFQAPLGFPGELADNWKDVAINKLGELLQSNRALQVFMDSCVKCGACTDKCHYFLGTSDPRNMPVARQDLLRGVYRRYFTLPGKYFPKLVGATDLTEEVLDQWYSYFHQCSECRRCSVYCPYGIDTAEITMATRDIMNAVGKGQKYSNEIIGKVFKIGNNLGLPQPALEDTLLGLEEDVKDDTGIDVRFPLDEKGAEVLVVTPSADFFAEPHIDGLIGYAKVFHAAGISWTLSSHASEAANFGLFIGSGENMKRIAMRIREAALDLGVKRIIFGECGHAWRVAYSYLNTLAGPFDFLDPRYPVPQHICEFTHDLIQRGVLTLDKSRNDHRRVTFHDSCNVARASRMGDMPGGQFIIPREIIKATCNHFHDMAPETIGEGTFCCGGGGGLLTDDLMELRVKGALPRMNALKQVVDEHEVTHMAAICAICKSQFSKVLPYYGFQMDQIISVHQLVSDALVLDAKQ; translated from the coding sequence ATGGCCAATTTCGATACCCCGGAACTCACCGAAACCGATACCGTGGAGATCCCCGCACTGAAAAGCGGGGTCATGTCCCACAGCAAGCCTTTCGTTTCGAAGGAACAGTTCCAGGCACCGCTCGGTTTCCCCGGCGAGCTGGCCGACAACTGGAAGGATGTTGCGATCAACAAGCTTGGCGAGCTGCTGCAGTCCAACCGCGCGCTCCAGGTGTTCATGGATTCCTGCGTGAAATGCGGCGCCTGCACCGACAAATGCCATTACTTCCTCGGCACTTCCGATCCGCGCAACATGCCGGTTGCCCGCCAGGATCTGCTGCGCGGCGTGTACCGCCGCTACTTCACGCTCCCCGGCAAGTACTTCCCGAAGCTGGTCGGCGCGACCGATCTGACCGAGGAGGTGCTCGACCAGTGGTACAGCTACTTCCACCAGTGCTCGGAATGCCGGCGCTGCTCGGTGTACTGCCCCTACGGGATCGACACCGCCGAAATCACCATGGCCACCCGCGACATCATGAACGCGGTTGGCAAGGGCCAGAAATACAGCAACGAAATCATCGGCAAGGTGTTCAAGATCGGCAATAACCTCGGCCTGCCGCAGCCGGCGCTGGAAGACACGCTGCTCGGCCTCGAGGAAGACGTGAAGGATGACACCGGCATCGACGTGCGCTTTCCTCTCGACGAGAAGGGTGCCGAGGTGCTGGTCGTCACCCCGTCGGCCGACTTCTTCGCCGAGCCGCACATCGACGGCCTGATCGGCTATGCGAAAGTCTTCCACGCCGCCGGCATTTCCTGGACGCTGTCGTCGCACGCATCCGAAGCCGCGAACTTCGGCCTGTTCATCGGCTCCGGCGAGAACATGAAACGCATTGCGATGCGCATCCGCGAGGCCGCGCTCGACCTCGGCGTGAAGCGCATCATCTTCGGCGAATGCGGCCATGCCTGGCGCGTGGCCTACAGCTACCTGAATACGCTCGCCGGCCCGTTCGACTTTCTCGATCCGCGCTACCCGGTGCCGCAGCATATCTGCGAGTTCACCCACGATCTGATCCAGCGCGGCGTGCTGACGCTCGACAAGAGCCGCAACGACCACCGCCGGGTGACCTTCCACGATTCCTGCAACGTCGCCCGCGCGTCGCGCATGGGCGACATGCCGGGCGGGCAGTTCATCATTCCGCGCGAGATCATCAAGGCGACCTGCAACCATTTCCACGACATGGCGCCGGAAACGATCGGCGAAGGCACCTTCTGCTGCGGCGGCGGTGGCGGTCTGCTGACCGACGACCTGATGGAACTCCGGGTCAAGGGCGCCCTGCCCCGCATGAATGCGCTGAAGCAGGTCGTCGACGAACACGAAGTCACGCATATGGCGGCGATCTGCGCGATCTGCAAGAGTCAGTTCAGCAAGGTGCTGCCTTATTACGGCTTCCAGATGGACCAGATCATCAGCGTCCACCAGCTGGTCAGCGACGCCCTCGTCCTCGACGCGAAACAATAA
- a CDS encoding NAD(P)-binding protein: MATSSEDMKLTFRKFRDGDHERRDWKEAIFEGDHSHKCPVYVHRTPPCQGSCPAGEDIRGWLQIVRGIEKPAGDMSWQEYAFRRATDANPFPSVMGRVCPAPCESGCNRNEVEDFVGINSVEQYIGDTALDEGFTYDPAPALSGKKVAIIGGGPGGMSAAYHLRRRGHASTIFDDHEELGGMMMYGIPEYRVPRDRLRAEMNRILALGDIDLRLNTRVGKDVSMEDVEKEFDAVVWAVGCQTGRPLPVPGANAPNCIAGVQFLSAFNTGRLKVLPTDKIVCVGGGDTSIDVVSVARRLGKIENDNPTDNPEDAIHGYVAHDSATAAVRTGAAVTLTSLFAKEKMTAAEHEVQDALREGVTILDGVIPVEVVLNDKGRATGLKMAKCEWDGNTPKPIEGTEFVLEANLIISAIGQGGDLTGLEALDNGRGFINSDKFYQVPGQEGHFVIGDIIRPHLLTTAIGHGRIAADSIDHFLRHEEPIKRPRVDVHHFNLLGKLKETGLTPEDYSGEQVRGTSEGSFAVHNYEDRSAHEIISHEKLFKGHFPFTPRNRREEHGPDANEVIGHFEERMKALSTEQAQEEAKRCMSCGMCFECDNCVIYCPQTAVYRVPKKQSATGRYVATDYGKCIGCHICAEVCPTGYIDMAMGE; encoded by the coding sequence ATGGCAACTTCAAGCGAAGACATGAAACTGACTTTCCGGAAGTTCCGCGACGGCGACCACGAGCGCCGCGACTGGAAGGAGGCCATTTTCGAGGGCGATCATTCCCACAAGTGCCCGGTCTACGTGCACCGCACTCCGCCCTGCCAGGGCTCCTGCCCGGCGGGCGAAGACATCCGTGGCTGGCTGCAGATCGTCCGCGGCATCGAGAAGCCCGCTGGCGACATGAGCTGGCAGGAATACGCGTTCCGCCGCGCGACCGACGCCAACCCGTTCCCGTCGGTGATGGGTCGGGTCTGCCCCGCCCCCTGCGAATCCGGCTGTAACCGCAACGAGGTCGAAGACTTCGTCGGCATCAACTCGGTCGAGCAGTACATCGGCGACACCGCGCTGGACGAAGGCTTCACCTACGATCCCGCGCCGGCGCTGTCGGGCAAGAAGGTCGCGATCATCGGCGGCGGCCCTGGCGGCATGTCGGCGGCCTATCACCTGCGCCGCCGTGGCCATGCGTCGACGATCTTCGACGACCACGAAGAGCTGGGCGGGATGATGATGTACGGAATCCCCGAGTACCGGGTGCCCCGCGACCGGCTGCGCGCGGAGATGAACCGCATCCTGGCGCTCGGCGACATCGACCTGCGTCTGAACACCCGTGTCGGCAAGGACGTCTCGATGGAAGACGTCGAGAAGGAATTCGATGCCGTCGTCTGGGCCGTCGGCTGCCAGACCGGACGCCCGCTACCGGTTCCGGGTGCCAACGCGCCGAACTGCATCGCCGGCGTCCAGTTCCTGTCCGCGTTCAACACCGGCCGGCTGAAGGTGCTGCCCACCGACAAGATCGTCTGCGTCGGTGGCGGTGATACCTCGATCGACGTCGTGTCCGTGGCCCGCCGCCTCGGCAAGATCGAAAACGACAACCCGACCGATAACCCCGAGGACGCGATCCACGGCTACGTGGCGCACGATTCGGCGACGGCCGCGGTGCGCACCGGCGCCGCGGTCACGCTGACCTCGCTGTTCGCGAAGGAAAAGATGACCGCGGCCGAGCACGAAGTGCAGGACGCGCTGCGCGAGGGCGTCACCATCCTCGACGGCGTGATTCCGGTCGAGGTCGTGCTGAACGACAAGGGTCGCGCCACCGGGCTGAAAATGGCCAAGTGCGAGTGGGACGGCAACACGCCGAAGCCGATCGAAGGCACCGAGTTCGTGCTCGAAGCCAACCTGATCATCTCGGCGATCGGCCAGGGCGGCGATCTCACCGGTCTGGAAGCACTGGACAATGGCCGCGGCTTCATCAACAGCGACAAGTTCTACCAGGTTCCCGGCCAGGAAGGTCACTTCGTGATCGGCGACATCATTCGCCCGCACCTGCTCACCACCGCGATTGGCCACGGCCGCATCGCCGCGGACAGCATCGACCACTTCCTGCGCCACGAGGAACCGATCAAGCGCCCGCGCGTCGACGTGCATCACTTCAACCTGCTCGGCAAGCTGAAGGAAACCGGACTGACCCCCGAGGACTACAGCGGCGAGCAGGTCCGGGGTACCTCCGAAGGCAGCTTCGCGGTGCACAACTACGAGGACCGTTCGGCCCACGAGATCATCTCGCACGAAAAGCTGTTCAAGGGCCACTTCCCGTTCACCCCGCGCAACCGCCGCGAAGAGCACGGTCCGGACGCCAACGAGGTCATCGGCCATTTCGAGGAGCGCATGAAGGCGCTCAGCACCGAACAGGCTCAGGAAGAGGCCAAGCGCTGCATGAGCTGCGGCATGTGCTTCGAGTGCGACAACTGCGTGATCTACTGCCCGCAGACCGCGGTGTACCGGGTGCCGAAAAAGCAGTCCGCGACCGGCCGCTATGTCGCGACCGACTATGGCAAGTGCATCGGCTGCCATATCTGTGCCGAGGTCTGCCCGACCGGCTACATCGACATGGCGATGGGTGAGTAA
- the dsrO gene encoding sulfate reduction electron transfer complex DsrMKJOP subunit DsrO yields MSNESNANLSRRQFITGAAATVAGLTVAPGVFLLKPAGAASGNGNGEKPRWGLLIDTNKCADGCTACVRACHEENGVRSLGRPATDAQWIRKVNLTDQATGHQHSLPVMCQHCEHPPCVDVCPTKASFIRPDGIVLVDKHTCIGCRYCMMACPYKARSFIHEPLTDQKPHAPRGKGTVESCTLCVHKVDRGDGTTACVEACNRDGHQAMVFGDLNDPDSEISQRMKQYGSTAIRADLRLNPGVRYQGI; encoded by the coding sequence ATGAGCAACGAGAGCAACGCGAACCTCTCGCGCCGGCAGTTCATCACCGGTGCTGCCGCGACGGTGGCCGGCCTCACCGTCGCGCCAGGCGTCTTCCTGCTGAAACCCGCGGGCGCTGCCAGCGGCAACGGCAACGGCGAAAAACCGCGCTGGGGGCTGCTGATCGACACCAACAAGTGTGCCGACGGCTGCACCGCCTGCGTGCGCGCCTGCCACGAGGAAAACGGCGTTCGCAGCCTCGGCCGCCCCGCCACCGATGCCCAGTGGATCCGCAAGGTGAACCTGACCGACCAGGCGACGGGTCACCAGCATTCGCTGCCGGTGATGTGCCAGCACTGCGAGCATCCGCCCTGCGTCGACGTCTGTCCGACCAAGGCATCGTTCATCCGCCCGGACGGTATCGTGCTGGTCGACAAGCATACTTGCATCGGCTGCCGTTACTGCATGATGGCCTGCCCGTACAAGGCGCGCTCGTTCATCCACGAGCCGCTGACCGACCAGAAGCCTCACGCCCCGCGGGGTAAGGGCACGGTCGAGAGCTGCACGCTGTGCGTCCACAAGGTCGATCGCGGAGACGGCACGACCGCCTGCGTCGAGGCCTGCAACCGCGACGGCCACCAGGCGATGGTGTTCGGCGACCTCAATGATCCGGACAGCGAGATCTCGCAGCGCATGAAGCAGTACGGAAGCACTGCCATCCGAGCCGACCTGCGCCTGAATCCGGGCGTACGCTATCAGGGAATCTGA
- the nrfD gene encoding NrfD/PsrC family molybdoenzyme membrane anchor subunit, which translates to MSQTTIKTHFREIEGRSPLYLALLGGLLVLVGLGLLAALMKGTHGHHITGMNNQVVWGLPHIFAILMIVAASGALNAASFASVFGRVVYKPLARVSALLAMTLLIGGLVVLVLDLGRPDRLIIAMTHYNFKSIFAWNIFLYTGFLAIVAVYLWFMMENRMNRYVPIAGYAAFLWRLILTTGTGSIFGFLVAREAYDAAILAPLFIAMSFSLGMAVFILVTLASFLGTGRPLGDLILRRMKNLLGVFVAGVLYFVLVYHLTNLYATRLHSVEAFVLLHGGIYTFLFWFVQILIGSLIPLVMLFHPVWSQSRKVIATAAALVLVGGFAQLYVIVIGGQAYPLDLFPGYDSSSAFFDGVVAGYSPSLVEWMLGIGGVGFAFLLFAVALKFLRFLPTSLADDKIDPHAARASAAERPATAGA; encoded by the coding sequence ATGAGTCAGACCACAATCAAGACCCATTTCCGGGAGATCGAGGGGCGCAGCCCGCTGTACCTGGCGTTGCTCGGCGGCCTGCTGGTGCTGGTCGGGCTCGGACTGCTCGCCGCGCTGATGAAGGGCACCCACGGGCACCATATCACCGGTATGAACAATCAGGTGGTCTGGGGCCTGCCGCATATCTTCGCGATCCTGATGATCGTTGCCGCATCCGGCGCGTTGAACGCGGCGTCGTTCGCGTCGGTGTTCGGACGCGTCGTGTACAAGCCGCTGGCACGCGTTTCCGCGCTGCTCGCGATGACGCTGCTGATCGGCGGTCTGGTGGTTCTGGTGCTCGACCTCGGCCGGCCGGATCGGCTGATCATCGCGATGACGCACTACAACTTCAAGTCGATCTTCGCCTGGAACATCTTCCTGTACACCGGATTCCTCGCCATCGTCGCGGTTTACCTCTGGTTCATGATGGAGAACCGGATGAACCGCTATGTGCCGATCGCCGGCTACGCCGCGTTCCTCTGGCGGCTGATCCTGACCACCGGTACCGGCTCGATCTTCGGATTCCTGGTCGCGCGCGAAGCCTACGACGCCGCGATCCTGGCACCGCTGTTCATCGCGATGTCGTTCTCGCTGGGGATGGCGGTATTCATCCTGGTGACCCTGGCCAGTTTCCTGGGCACCGGCCGCCCGCTCGGCGACCTGATCCTCCGGCGCATGAAGAACCTGCTCGGAGTCTTCGTCGCCGGCGTGCTGTACTTCGTGCTGGTCTATCACCTGACCAACCTGTACGCAACGCGGCTGCACAGCGTCGAAGCGTTCGTGTTGCTGCACGGTGGCATCTACACCTTCCTGTTCTGGTTCGTGCAGATCCTGATCGGCAGCCTGATCCCGCTGGTGATGCTGTTCCATCCCGTGTGGAGCCAATCCCGCAAGGTCATCGCGACCGCGGCGGCGCTGGTGCTGGTCGGCGGCTTCGCACAGCTGTACGTGATCGTGATCGGCGGTCAGGCCTACCCGCTCGACCTGTTCCCCGGCTACGATTCCAGCAGCGCGTTCTTCGACGGTGTGGTCGCCGGCTACTCGCCGTCGCTGGTCGAATGGATGCTGGGGATCGGCGGCGTCGGCTTCGCGTTCCTGCTGTTCGCGGTCGCGCTGAAGTTCCTGCGCTTCCTGCCGACCAGCCTCGCCGACGACAAGATCGATCCGCACGCAGCCCGTGCGTCGGCTGCTGAGCGGCCGGCGACCGCCGGGGCATGA